From a region of the Panicum virgatum strain AP13 chromosome 2K, P.virgatum_v5, whole genome shotgun sequence genome:
- the LOC120659152 gene encoding uncharacterized protein LOC120659152, with product MPFAAFAVYAMRGRWFALFAAILAMAVGGGAYVFAVYSNAMKTSLGYDQKTLRDIAFFKNLGASLGVLPGILHEVAPAWVVQAVGAATNLLGYLMAYLSVSGRTARPPAGLMCFYIAVAANSQSFASTGALVTTVINFPDDRGVVIGLLMGFAGLSGAILTHLHRAFAGAEDGAALLLLLTSLPTAVVLLFILSIHIMIAGSGDGRTRGERRGIWGFLGVSVVVALYLVVLNVVELKVPLLPRSASYITAMLVLVAILVFCLLAVVLVQARRSYVQPTAAPTSASAPREAPAAGIVNTNPPSSFFQDVFRPPARGQDYTILQALFSADMLLLFIAAGCGIGGMLTVIDNMGLIGQALGYKQDTVSMFASLVSLSNYAGRVVAGLGSDLVVERYKLPRPLALTITLLLAAVGYLLIALGVRDGLYAAALIIGFCFGAQWTVLFTIVSEVFGRRHFSALCNWATLATPVGCYVLNVLVTGHLYDTEVRRQARPDQNCIGVRCFQESFSIIAGVTVLGAFVSVLLVRRTRAFYVGRHGTAAVGPADV from the coding sequence ATGCCGTTCGCCGCCTTCGCCGTGTACGCCATGCGCGGGCGGTGGTTCGCCTTGTTCGCCGCTATCCTCGCCATGGCAGTGGGCGGAGGCGCCTACGTCTTCGCCGTCTACTCCAACGCCATGAAGACGTCGTTGGGCTACGACCAAAAGACGCTCAGGGATATTGCCTTCTTCAAGAATCTCGGCGCAAGCCTCGGCGTGCTTCCGGGCATCCTCCACGAGGTCGCCCCGGCGTGGGTCGTGCAGGCGGTCGGCGCCGCCACGAACCTGCTGGGCTACCTCATGGCGTACCTCTCCGTATCCGGCCGCACGGCTCGTCCGCCAGCGGGGCTCATGTGCTTCtacatcgccgtcgccgccaactCGCAGTCGTTCGCCAGCACTGGCGCCCTCGTCACCACGGTGATCAACTTCCCCGACGACCGCGGGGTCGTGATCGGCCTCCTCATGGGTTTTGCTGGGCTGAGCGGCGCCATCTTGACGCATCTCCACCGCGCCTTCGCCGGCGCGGAGGACGGCGCcgcgctcctgctcctcctgaCGTCGCTCCCCACCGCCGTCgtgctcctcttcatcttgaGCATCCACATAATGATAGCGGGGAGCGGCGACGGGCGGACGCGCGGGGAACGCCGAGGGATCTGGGGTTTCCTCGGCGTCTCCGTCGTCGTTGCCCTCTACCTCGTGGTCTTGAACGTCGTCGAGCTGAAGGTGCCTCTGTTGCCTCGGTCCGCGTCCTACATCACGGCCATGCTGGTGCTCGTCGCCATCCTCGTTTTCTGTCTGCTCGCCGTCGTCTTAGTGCAAGCGCGGCGGAGCTACGTGCAGCCGACGGCGGCTCCAACATCTGCCTCGGCGCCTCGCGAGGCACCGGCGGCCGGCATCGTCAACACCAACCCGCCGTCGTCCTTCTTTCAGGACGTgttcaggccgccggcgaggggccAGGACTACACCATCCTGCAGGCCCTTTTCAGTGCAGACATGCTGCTGCTCTTCatcgccgccggctgcggcaTCGGCGGCATGCTAACGGTGATCGACAACATGGGCCTGATCGGGCAGGCGCTGGGGTACAAGCAGGACACCGTCTCCATGTTTGCGTCGCTGGTGAGCCTGTCCAACTACGCCGGTCGCGTGGTGGCAGGCTTGGGCTCCGATCTCGTGGTCGAGCGTTACAAGCTGCCACGCCCATTGGCGCTCACCATAACGCTCCTCCTCGCTGCCGTGGGGTACCTGCTCATCGCCCTGGGCGTGCGCGACGGGCTCTACGCCGCGGCGCTCATCATCGGCTTCTGCTTCGGAGCGCAGTGGACGGTGCTCTTCACCATCGTCTCCGAGGTGTTTGGGAGAAGACACTTTTCGGCCCTCTGCAACTGGGCCACGCTGGCGACCCCCGTCGGATGTTACGTCCTCAACGTGCTCGTCACGGGGCACCTCTACGACACTGAGGTGCGGCGGCAAGCCCGGCCGGACCAGAACTGCATCGGCGTGCGGTGCTTCCAAGAATCCTTCAGCATCATCGCCGGCGTGACCGTGCTTGGCGCTTTCGTGTCCGTGCTACTGGTGCGCAGGACGCGCGCGTTCTATGTTGGTCGTCACGGCACCGCAGCCGTCGGGCCAGCGGATGTTTGA